The following coding sequences lie in one Aspergillus luchuensis IFO 4308 DNA, chromosome 8, nearly complete sequence genomic window:
- a CDS encoding uncharacterized protein (COG:S;~EggNog:ENOG410PQWF), protein MSLGRHAYRHAPSSNNLLDHVWISEDFLASAFRRFANGQRRYESRVPGPLEARRRLAKRRNTALAGIAGTGPLDDIACLFGRNGREHMKWTTTTEGRKAKGSHFYQLSTPSPSPPPPPPIPTPSVPVYNEGGNMVGDEFEFGRPDMPPEGSDEVSRDQYVRRRLRECRTVEAVKRVVRQLDVDLLREPGYSRFIFDHLLSCSRRGEVAVDELVSFLDDPQLNIRGARNYLTAVEYIASRGIRHGKWHPLFDNVVQALELGLVPPEELCAVIEAVAKAVPAKGEKKRPSPDTVMAMYRAMWDAIGRCDIYGHGDLDEGVIDAWLGALWERDVCEDLPLAKSMLVAAQRLESASCSWATLFITRWLGLPRKLRAGAGEVYASDILSSFKPDLATAAVISTTEFLALNKKDLLSRWHDCLLQAQEIPQLVSSKAWLDVRSQRDVTEPNITLQHQIILRIWALRTLSKGLSDGPLWRKNVRATDVPIRRLFGLYESIEKTESREDLLSSLMEGIHDLGLPANGLLILAVDLKARNALTKSTRRTLTNMETSASNASFANIFASLDAYNASTPHFFSKFEAMTRQIDITSPDFISHGLDLARTGDSRNVWTLIRLLRSHTPLKIALSKSWIPIPDPSEKALVRYYPEPRTSDCPDPHAALEMIHLLAVSLACSRRLSPRRAYSLVHWLYVFLVKHNAPVKPAIARALYHAGVERFRREGLRVSLTQYAYIYDVVEEVEGADVVEALMEPPRIGHRFSGEEEGGSCSEYEEVRCGVF, encoded by the exons ATGTCTCTCGGCAGACATGCCTACAGGCATGCACCATCATCGAATAACCTCCTCGATCACGTCTGGATCAGCGAGGACTTCCTAGCTTCCGCGTTCCGACGCTTCGCTAACGGCCAACGACGCTACGAGAGCCGCGTTCCGGGCCCATTGGAGGCTCGACGACGACTCGCTAAGAGGAGGAATACTGCCCTCGCTGGGATTGCGGGAACAGGGCCTTTGGATGATATTGCGTGTTTGTTTGGGCGCAATGGGAGGGAGCATATGAAATGGACGACCACAACGGAAGGGAGAAAGGCGAAGG GCTCGCACTTTTATCAATTGAGTACCCCGTCGCCgtcaccgccgccgccgcctccgatACCGACACCGTCTGTGCCAGTGTATAATGAGGGTGGTAACATGGTTGGTGATGAGTTTGAGTTCGGAAGGCCGGATATGCCGCCAGAGGGTTCTGATGAGGTATCGCGCGATCAATATGTCAGGAGACGGTTGAGAGAGTGTCGTACCGTCGAGGCTGTTAAGAGGGTTGTTCGGCAACTGGATGTTGATCTTTTGCGCGAGCCGGGGTATAGTCGGTTTATATTCGATCACTTGTTGTCGTGCtcgaggaggggggaggtggcTGTTGATGAGCTGGTGTCGTTTCTGGATGATCCGCAGCTTAATATCCGCGGAGCGAGGAATTATTTGACCGCGGTCGAGTATATCGCTTCGCGGGGAATAAGGCATGGGAAGTGGCACCCGCTATTCGACAATGTCGTTCAGGCTCTGGAGCTTGGGCTCGTTCCGCCTGAGGAGCTCTGCGCTGTTATAGAGGCTGTTGCGAAAGCAGTACCGGCGAagggcgagaagaagagaccCTCCCCGGATACGGTCATGGCAATGTACCGGGCGATGTGGGATGCAATTGGACGGTGTGATATCTATGGGCATGGTGATCTCGACGAGGGGGTTATTGACGCGTGGCTTGGCGCTTTATGGGAGAGGGATGTCTGCGAGGATTTGCCCTTGGCGAAGAGCATGCTCGTTGCTGCTCAGAGACTGGAGTCGGCATCTTGCTCGTGGGCTACGTTGTTTATCACGCGCTGGCTGGGACTTCCCAGAAAGCTGCGAGCTGGCGCTGGTGAAGTCTACGCGAGTGACATACTGAGCAGTTTCAAGCCGGATCTTGCAACAGCTGCTGTCATATCGACAACCGAATTTCTGGCGTTGAACAAGAAAGACCTGCTTAGCCGGTGGCACGACTGCTTGTTGCAGGCTCAAGAGATCCCGCAACTTGTTTCATCGAAAGCATGGCTTGATGTTCGATCGCAGCGCGATGTAACAGAGCCAAATATTACGCTGCAACATCAGATCATCTTACGCATATGGGCTTTACGCACTCTCAGCAAAGGCCTTTCCGACGGGCCTCTTTGGAGGAAGAATGTACGAGCCACAGATGTGCCCATAAGACGCCTCTTCGGCCTCTACGAGTCCATCGAAAAGACCGAGTCCCGTGAAGACTTGCTAAGCAGCCTAATGGAAGGCATCCATGACCTTGGGCTACCAGCCAACGGCCTCCTCATACTAGCCGTCGACCTGAAAGCCCGCAACGCCctcaccaaatccacccgaCGCACCCTAACCAACATGGAAACATCCGCATCCAACGCCTCCTTCGCCAACATCTTCGCCAGCCTCGACGCCTACAACGCAAGCACCCcccacttcttctccaaattCGAAGCAATGACCCGCCAAATCGACATCACCTCCCCAGACTTCATCTCCCACGGTCTCGACCTCGCCCGAACCGGCGACTCCCGCAACGTATGGACActcatccgcctcctccgctcccACACCCCTCTCAAAATCGCCCTTTCCAAATCCTGGATCCCCATCCCCGATCCCTCAGAAAAAGCCCTCGTGCGCTACTACCCCGAGCCCAGGACCAGCGACTGTCCAGACCCGCACGCCGCTTTAGAGATGATCCACCTTCTGGCAGTGTCACTCGCGTGCTCGAGGCGCTTGAGCCCTCGCCGTGCCTACAGTCTCGTGCATTGGCTGTATGTCTTCCTGGTGAAGCATAATGCGCCTGTTAAACCGGCGATTGCACGTGCTTTGTATCATGCAGGCGTTGAACGCTTTCGGCGTGAGGGGTTACGTGTTTCGCTTACGCAGTATGCGTATATCTatgatgttgtggaggaggtcgagggtGCGGATGTCGTGGAGGCGCTTATGGAGCCGCCGAGGATTGGACATCGGTTttctggggaagaagaaggggggagtTGTTCTGAGTACGAAGAGGTGCGATGCGGTGTATTTTAG
- the pup1 gene encoding proteasome core particle subunit beta 2 (BUSCO:EOG092641M3;~COG:O;~EggNog:ENOG410PH45;~InterPro:IPR024689,IPR029055,IPR001353,IPR023333, IPR035216;~MEROPS:MER0000542;~PFAM:PF12465;~go_component: GO:0005839 - proteasome core complex [Evidence IEA];~go_process: GO:0051603 - proteolysis involved in cellular protein catabolic process [Evidence IEA]), with the protein MTGFDFSNYNRNAALHAKGVPLPKATSTGTTIVGCIYDNGVVIAADTRATSGPIVADKVNTHSPSSSLGTHNHSNPTKQLTHISPHLQNCEKLHYIAPKIWCAGAGTAADTEFTTALISSNIELHSLSTGRPPRVITCMTMLKQHLFRYQGHIGAYLVVAGVDPTGIGLFTVHAHGSTDKLPYVTMGSGSLAAMSVFESTWKPNLDREGAIALCAEAIKAGIFNDLGSGSNVDVCVIEKDKPTQLLRNYIKPNERGEKERNYRFPKGTTAYLNQKIISKEDMRKYISVEEASGDPNLMEVDV; encoded by the exons ATGACAGGCTTCGATTTCTCCAACTACAACCGTAACGCGGCGCTCCACGCGAAGGGAGTTCCTCTTCCCAAGGCCACCAGTACCGGTACAACCATCGTGGGATGTATATACGACAATGGCGTTGTG ATTGCAGCAGATACCAGAGCCACCAGCGGCCCGATAGTAGCAGACAAGGTAAACACccattccccctcctcctccctggGCACTCACAACCATTCCAATCCAACAAAACAACTAACACACATATCCCCACACCTCCAGAACTGCGAGAAACTACACTACATCGCGCCCAAGATCTGGTGCGCGGGAGCCGGAACGGCCGCGGACACCGAGTTCACTACGGCGTTGATCAGCTCGAACATCGAATTGCACTCACTTTCGACGGGCCGGCCCCCACGCGTAATCACCTGCATGACGATGCTGAAGCAGCACCTATTCCGATACCAAGGCCACATCGGCGCCTACCTAGTCGTGGCAGGTGTCGACCCCACCGGCATTGGTCTTTTCACCGTCCACGCCCACGGATCCACCGACAAGCTTCCCTACGTGACCATGGGATCTGGTTCCCTGGCCGCGATGTCCGTGTTCGAGTCGACATGGAAGCCGAACCTGGACCGTGAGGGTGCGATCGCCCTGTGCGCGGAGGCCATCAAGGCTGGTATCTTCAACGATCTGGGATCTGGTAGCAATGTCGATGTTTGTGTCATTGAGAAGGACAAGCCTACGCAGTTGCTGCGCAACTACATCAAGCCTAATGAGCGTGGCGAGAAAGAGCGCAATTACCGTTTCCCTAAGGGTACTACGGCTTATTTGAACCAGAAGATCATCAGCAAGGAGGATATGCGGAAGTATATCTCTGTTGAGGAGGCGTCGGGTGATCCTAACttgatggaggtggatgtctgA
- a CDS encoding FG-nucleoporin NUP159 (COG:U,Y;~EggNog:ENOG410QE08;~InterPro:IPR015943,IPR026054;~go_function: GO:0005515 - protein binding [Evidence IEA]): MAFSFGASNPAGGAAELGPELPDVYADEVGFKGVSSDSNIRLLNTPWPEDSLPSPTSSLLAVAATKGVVVGAGPDALYIASSNDIRTAISAPTGDEKVKTKPFQPRATIPLPARPTHITFASSDSALVLVTENGTQLSVFETASLLQGNAQPALSIPTNGATFRFLAPNPAQSEDSHSSLVALVTTGGDLLIADLKAGNMLSGPNGQVLKSGVSTVCWSNKGKQLVAGLADGTGFQMAPDGAQKDIIPRPPDLEDNHHVSSIAWLENDVFLMVYTSNAVEDDMGQTPSSPYYIITRRKNAPFLIQKLPELCMPFGFKRAPAYQFLARLREYKPHLKDVIVVSSTASTDVCLITRADQPLASDDAAKATTGLFVTTEVNDDTKRASLPLKDSTEETSVIGLGFDLSSTENVVAPIAGEDIAESSTPLPNLLLLNNEGILSSWWFVYNESVRQKIPYHGLASEAQQQQPAPPAQSVQPQPPAQPAFGQSAFGSPSPLGASPFGKPSAAPAFGSTSTLGANQQPAFGKTSFGAPSFGTPSQPGASFGAPSALGTASPQFGKSGFGALGGGSGFGQPSTPGKSLFGASTTSTGGGFGSFANSSGGGFAGFAASKTTTESPFAKMSGESAFAKSSVPSPFGAKTETDTAFPPPTSGETKSAFGQSSSGFVLGSTFKGDGTAVNDGPKPDKPSGLFSFGESMDDMVSSSNKTSPPTESMDDMDDEPAPPQKPESKEPESKGPAPSIFGAPSKTETAAPTSLFGSKPQPPNPFGQQPANPFGQPQATTKSPFSLFGNASPAKPTSSPLATPSEKTTAATPPSAKTPSEDAHRTPLASSIQTPLPPDPTSKASYGPGDTSASSNVSKSSVDDAPLPPDFTVKAKPAAADVGGEPPLPPDFAKKLPEEEDDEEEVDEAEAEEAPLPPDPATWKPPASQEEPGPVPDESDADESGREESEEGEEEAEEEEEEGDESDFGDSGEEVSREISEPESAEASPEATPDGAFKFGTKGGLFSQAAKPAPAQPPAQRSLFGEIGKFPTFQTREPPRSPSPVRSGLQKNRFKIGGQKPSAAQAPGSTLAARKASLTEAVKRENLLKPQVAQKEKSPVDLKAKQMEEEAQALSDDDEDERLRADLARPLEPVPTLDPFLPHQDYAGETSKPGIPGQIERLYRDINSMVDTLGINARSLASFVLYQKQSQSGDWVELLNKEHPAAILDEKLLLCDIEKLDDAVVMLAGSLEQQRVQGVEDKLKACQELLSKDILTLRGQCASIRKTLDAHTDAAAIVSAPLSAEQANLQQDLRTASTDIQAKLADLESAVALLRAKIADAPRPDGTGSRQAMRRPTVEAVTSTIATMTNMAESKRSDIDVLEMQLKKLGIDASAPAAASREGSPFTTPRKGMGRFPTTPGSDGPNSAYHTPDSATRGFRSSINGSARASRLREVEGVGELVTREESAQWKTKRQRRQHIVGSLKKAIGEKKSKVRGVDDL; encoded by the exons ATGGCTTTCAGCTTTGGAGCCTCCAACCCCGCTGGGGGTGCCGCTGAATTGGGCCCCGAGCTTCCTGATGTTTATGCAGAT GAAGTTGGGTTCAAAGGCGTGTCCAGCGATAGCAACATTCGATTACTCAATACTCCCTGGCCCGAAGATTCCCTTCCTAGCCCTACGAGCTCCCTTCTGGCTGTCGCAGCAACAAAAGGCGTTGTTGTCGGTGCTGGGCCAGACGCCCTTTATAtcgcctcctccaacgacATAAGAACAGCTATTTCCGCACCCACaggagatgagaaggtcAAAACCAAGCCCTTCCAGCCGCGCGCAACGATTCCTCTCCCCGCTCGGCCTACGCATATCACTTTTGCCTCAAGCGATAGCGCCCTAGTACTGGTGACAGAGAATGGTACGCAGCTTTCGGTGTTTGAGACGGCAAGTCTCTTGCAAGGGAATGCGCAACCAGCTTTGTCTATCCCGACTAATGGTGCCACATTTCGCTTCCTTGCCCCCAATCCCGCACAGTCTGAAGACTCGCACTCATCCCTTGTTGCGCTTGTCACAACCGGGGGCGACCTCCTCATAGCCGATCTGAAAGCCGGAAACATGCTCTCGGGTCCCAATGGCCAGGTGTTGAAATCGGGCGTCAGCACAGTTTGCTGGAGTAACAAGGGCAAGCAGCTTGTGGCAGGGCTGGCGGATGGCACTGGATTCCAAATGGCTCCAGATGGTGCTCAGAAGGATATCATTCCGCGTCCTCCCGATCTGGAGGATAACCATCACG TGTCCTCTATCGCCTGGCTTGAGAATGACGTCTTCTTGATGGTCTACACATCGAATGctgtggaggatgatatgGGCCAGACACCATCTTCGCCTTACTATATTATCACCAGGAGGAAGAATGCGCCTTTCTTGATCCAGAAATTGCCGGAGTTGTGTATGCCATTTGGCTTCAAGCGCGCCCCTGCCTACCAGTTCCTCGCGCGTCTCCGAGAATACAAACCGCATTTGAAGGATGTCATTGTTGTATCCTCCACCGCTTCGACCGACGTATGCTTGATCACGAGGGCGGATCAACCACTGGCTAGTGATGATGCCGCCAAGGCTACTACCGGGCTCTTTGTCACGACCGAAGTGAACGATGACACCAAGAGAGCTTCCCTTCCGCTAAAAGACTCTACGGAAGAAACCTCTGTGATCGGCTTAGGCTTTGACCTATCGAGCACTGAGAATGTTGTGGCTCCGATTGCTGGCGAGGATATTGCTGAGAGTTCCACGCCGCTGCCGAACCTGCTACTCCTCAATAATGAGGGTATCCTGTCCTCTTGGTGGTTCGTCTATAATGAATCAGTCCGCCAAAAAATCCCTTACCACGGTCTGGCGTCAGAGgctcaacagcagcagccggcACCGCCAGCACAGTCAGTACAACCTCAGCCCCCTGCGCAGCCTGCGTTCGGACAATCAGCTTTCGGTAGCCCATCCCCGCTAGGAGCATCCCCTTTTGGCAAACCGTCAGCTGCACCGGCATTTGGTAGTACTTCCACTTTGGGTGCCAACCAGCAGCCGGCCTTCGGAAAGACATCGTTTGGCGCACCTTCTTTCGGCACCCCATCACAGCCGGGTGCCTCCTTTGGCGCTCCTAGTGCCTTGGGAACTGCGTCACCCCAGTTTGGTAAGTCCGGCTTCGGCGCACTGGGTGGCGGGTCAGGTTTTGGACAACCGTCAACACCGGGTAAGAGTCTGTTTGGAGCCTCGACTACTAGTacaggaggaggatttggctCTTTCGCAAACTCTTCTGGAGGAGGGTTTGCTGGCTTTGCGGCGTCAAAAACCACTACCGAATCACCCTTCGCTAAAATGTCTGGAGAAAGCGCGTTTGCGAAATCGTCTGTGCCGTCGCCGTTTGGTGCTAAGACCGAAACTGACACTGCgttccctcccccaacctcgGGCGAGACAAAGAGCGCTTTTGGACAAAGCTCTAGTGGCTTCGTGTTAGGATCTACGTTCAAGGGCGACGGTACTGCGGTCAACGATGGGCCTAAGCCAGATAAGCCTTCAGGACTATTCTCATTTGGCGAGTCCATGGACGACATGGTATCTAGCAGCAACAAGACTAGTCCACCAACCGAGTCAATGGATGATATGGACGACGAACCTGCGCCTCCGCAGAAGCCTGAGTCCAAAGAGCCTGAATCTAAGGGACCTGCGCCATCTATTTTTGGAGCGCCCTCCAAGACCGAGACCGCTGCACCGACCTCCCTTTTCGGCTCCAAGCCGCAGCCTCCTAATCCTTTTGGTCAGCAGCCGGCCAATCCTTTCGGCCAGCCCCAGGCTACTACCAAGTCTCCATTCTCGTTGTTCGGCAATGCTTCACCTGCTAAGCCCACATCAAGCCCGCTGGCTACCCCCTCTGAAAAGACTACAGCTGCTACACCACCCTCAGCTAAGACGCCTTCCGAAGACGCCCATCGTACTCCCCTTGCCTCCAGTATCCaaacccctctcccccctgACCCCACCAGCAAGGCTTCTTACGGGCCGGGCGATACTTCGGCATCGTCCAATGTGTCTAAGAGTTCCGTTGATgacgctcctcttcctcccgacTTCACTGTCAAGGCGAAACCTGCCGCGGCAGATGTCGGAGGAGAGCCACCTTTACCCCCGGATTTCGCGAAGAAGCTtcctgaagaggaagacgacgaagaagaagtggacgaggctgaagctgaagaggCGCCGTTGCCTCCGGATCCAGCTACGTGGAAGCCACCAGCATCGCAGGAAGAGCCTGGTCCAGTACCTGACGAATCCGATGCCGATGAGTctggaagagaggagagtgaggaaggcgaggaagaagcggaagaggaagaagaggagggcgaCGAGTCTGATTTTGGAGATAGCGGTGAAGAAGTCTCCCGAGAGATCAGCGAACCAGAGTCGGCAGAGGCGAGTCCAGAGGCCACTCCCGACGGTGCCTTCAAGTTCGGGACTAAGGGTGGCTTATTCTCGCAAGCTGCTAAACCTGCACCCGCTCAGCCCCCGGCACAGCGGTCCTTGTTTGGGGAGATCGGAAAGTTCCCGACATTCCAGACTCGGGAGCCTCCAAGATCGCCCAGTCCCGTACGGAGTGGTCTTCAGAAGAACCGGTTCAAGATCGGGGGCCAGAAGCCCAGTGCTGCACAGGCTCCAGGAAGCACTCTTGCTGCACGCAAGGCTTCCCTCACCGAGGCCGTCAAGCGTGAGAATCTCCTGAAACCGCAGGTTGCTCAGAAGGAGAAGTCTCCCGTGGACCTCAAGGCCAAGcaaatggaagaggaagctcaGGCTCTTtcggacgatgatgaggacgagagGCTGCGTGCAGATCTCGCCCGACCTCTGGAGCCTGTTCCGACGCTGGATCCTTTCCTGCCTCACCAGGATTATGCCGGCGAGACCAGCAAGCCTGGTATTCCTGGCCAGATCGAGCGACTATATCGGGACATCAACTCCATGGTTGACACACTGGGCATCAATGCTCGGTCACTGGCCTCGTTTGTTTTGTACCAGAAGCAATCGCAAAGTGGTGATTGGGTCGAGCTATTGAACAAGGAACACCCAGCTGCTATCCTTGACGAGAAGCTACTGCTCTGCGATATCGAGAAACTGGACGATGCTGTTGTCATGCTTGCCGGCTCTCTCGAACAGCAGCGGGTGCAAGGGGTCGAGGACAAGCTGAAGGCCTGCCAAGAGCTCCTGAGCAAGGATATTCTGACGCTTCGGGGCCAGTGCGCGAGCATCCGGAAGACTCTGGATGCTCACACCGATGCAGCAGCTATCGTCTCTGCGCCTCTTTCAGCAGAGCAGGCGAACCTGCAGCAAGACCTCCGCACTGCCTCGACTGACATCCAGGCCAAGCTGGCGGATCTCGAGTCGGCAGTGGCCCTCCTTCGTGCCAAGATAGCCGATGCTCCTCGTCCCGATGGCACTGGCTCCCGGCAAGCCATGAGGCGGCCGACCGTGGAAGCTGTCACGTCTACAATTGCTACGATGACCAACATGGCTGAAAGCAAGCGCAGTGACATTGACGTCCTGGAGATGCAGCTGAAGAAACTAGGCATCGACGCCTCGGCCCCGGCAGCAGCCAGCCGGGAAGGCTCACCCTTCACAACCCCGCGAAAGGGCATGGGACGAttcccaaccacccccggATCCGACGGACCCAACAGCGCATACCATACACCGGACTCTGCTACACGAGGCTTCCGATCTAGCATCAACGGCTCAGCGCGGGCTAGTCGACTCCGTGAAGTGGAAGGAGTCGGAGAGCTCGTCACCCGGGAGGAGAGTGCGCAGTGGAAGACGAAGCGGCAACGCCGGCAGCATATTGTGGGCAGTCTGAAGAAGGCaattggagagaagaagtccaaggTGCGCGGAGTGGATGATCTGTAG
- a CDS encoding uncharacterized protein (COG:S;~EggNog:ENOG410PSFU), which translates to MSGVTEFIFFHLNPAIKPEDPTNNEAGASLLELFKNTKHQNGYLGSSWGRSIEDENVVVWVIDWKDAQTAPTLVPSLTPYLAPSTPLTTFYATLSPPAHKSHDLSASPVTEIFTPWFPTSMFADEKKKLHESLVAFRTELVENLEEGKRPRGLVMGQVERPGTRKHGDSPSGEAFGMVVLAGWESVEAHMEIKGTEAFGRGIKPIREWMLKGDGGDVEKGEGGFGIMRHVRFQKVE; encoded by the exons atgtCCGGCGTCACCgaattcatcttcttccacctcaaCCCCGCCATCAAACCCGAAGACCCCACCAACAACGAAGCCGGCGCTTCGCTCTTAGAGCTCTTCAAAAACACCAAACACCAGAACGGATACCTAGGGTCCTCTTGGGGCCGCTCAATCGAAGATGAGAATGTGGTTGTTTGGGTGATTG ATTGGAAAGACGCCCAAACAGCCCCCACACTCGTCCCCTCCCTAACACCCTACCTAgccccatccaccccattAACAACCTTCTACGcaaccctctcccctcccgcGCACAAATCTCACGATCTATCCGCTTCGCCCGTAACCGAGATCTTCACGCCTTGGTTCCCGACCTCCATGTTCgcggacgagaagaagaaactgcACGAGAGCCTCGTGGCGTTCCGGACCGAGCTCGTGGAGAATCTCGAGGAAGGGAAACGGCCTCGAGGGTTGGTTATGGGACAGGTGGAACGGCCTGGGACGCGGAAGCATGGGGATAGTCCGAGCGGGGAGGCgtttgggatggtggtgttggcgggGTGGGAGAGCGTGGAGGCGCATATGGAGATCAAAGGGACGGAGGCGTTTGGAAGGGGGATTAAGCCGATTAGGGagtggatgttgaagggggatggaggggatgtggagaagggggagggagggtttgGGATTATGAGGCATGTGAGATTCCAGAAGGTGGAGTGA
- a CDS encoding telomere maintenance protein PBP2 (COG:A;~EggNog:ENOG410PJ6M;~InterPro:IPR004087,IPR004088,IPR036612;~PFAM:PF00013;~go_function: GO:0003676 - nucleic acid binding [Evidence IEA];~go_function: GO:0003723 - RNA binding [Evidence IEA]), with protein sequence MSASPSALQSTKRPLEDPSSPSGPNDQPEAKRPALDKVVKGDESEAYADVKTDAPAATADGQGDTVVPDAPNSKGAQETQPIQSTASHAESTGAQSEQHRPQDESSWIHIRAVISSQEAATVIGKGGENVSQIRRLSGAKCTVSDYSRGAVERILTVSGPQDAAAKAFGLIIRTLNNEPLDAPSTAQSKTYPLRLLIPHILIGSIIGKGGSRIREIQDASGARLNASDACLPLSTERSLVILGVADAVHIATYYVAVTLVEQLTERFGGPAASAYATRSGGPAGAVPGGMQVVPYVPQPAGGQYGHPDTFKRHHPHPNRGAAGGYGVPYLQGPAAQTPVAQPSMPYGATPHTPYAGAGPHQPAPYGAPQAAAAQARGGPTPAAPVGGVMPGQPLTQQIYIPNDMVGAIIGKGGAKINEIRHLSGSVIKINEPQENSNERLVTITGTQECNQMALYMLYSRLESEKHRI encoded by the exons atgtctgccTCTCCGTCTGCGTTGCAATCGACCAAGCGTCCCTTGGAGgacccttcctctccctccggTCCTAATGATCAGCCGGAAGCCAAGCGTCCTGCGTTGGACAAAGTAGTAAAGGGCGATGAGTCTGAGGCGTATGCCGATGTGAAGACGGATGCGCCGGCTGCGACTGCTGATGGCCAGGGCGACACCGTGGTCCCCGATGCTCCTAACTCCAAGGGCGCTCAGGAGACACAACCCATCCAGTCGACGGCCTCTCACGCCGAGTCGACCGGTGCCCAATCTGAGCAACACCGTCCCCAGGATGAGTCTAGCTGGATTCACATCCGGGCTGTAATCTCCAGCCAGGAGGCTGCCACCGTCATCGGTAAGGGTGGGGAGAACGTATCCCAGATCCGTCGTCTGTCCGGCGCCAAGTGCACCGTCAGCGACTACTCTCGTGGTGCCGTCGAGCGTATCTTGACCGTTAGCGGCCCCCAGGATGCTGCCGCGAAG GCCTTCGGTCTTATCATTCGTACCCTGAACAACGAGCCCCTTGATGCCCCTTCTACTGCCCAATCCAAGACATACCCCTTGCGTTTGTTGATTCCCCATATTCTCATTGGCTCGATCATTGGCAAGGGTGGGAGCCGTATTCGAGAGATCCAGGACGCCTCTGGTGCACGTCTCAACGCTTCTGATGCCTGCCTTCCCCTGTCCACTGAACGGTCCCTTGTTATCCTCGGTGTTGCTGACGCAGTGCACATCGCTACTTACTACGTTGCCGTGACTCTCGTCGAGCAGCTGACAGAACGCTTCGGTGGCCCCGCCGCCTCGGCGTATGCCACACGCAGCGGCGGTCCGGCTGGCGCTGTACCCGGCGGCATGCAGGTTGTGCCGTACGTGCCTCAGCCCGCTGGTGGACAGTACGGCCATCCCGACACCTTCAAGcgtcaccaccctcaccccaACCGCGGCGCAGCTGGCGGATATGGCGTTCCCTACCTCCAGGGCCCCGCCGCGCAAACTCCTGTAGCCCAGCCCTCGATGCCCTACGGTGCTACTCCCCACACCCCGTATGCCGGCGCTGGTCCCCACCAGCCCGCGCCTTATGGTGCGCCTCAGGCGGCCGCCGCACAGGCTCGTGGTGGGCCGACGCCTGCCGCTCCCGTCGGCGGTGTCATGCCCGGCCAGCCACTGACTCAGCAGATCTACATCCCCAACGACATGGTTGGCGCCATCATCGGAAAGGGAGGAGCCAAGATCAACGAAATCCGGCACCTGAGTGGCAGTGTTATCAAGATCAACGAGCCCCAAGAGAACAGCAACGAGCGTCTGGTCACAATCACCGGTACCCAGGAGTGCAACCAGATGGCGCTCTACATGCTCTACTCGAGACTTG AAAGCGAGAAGCATCGGATCTAG